In Streptomyces sp. NBC_00483, a single window of DNA contains:
- a CDS encoding zinc-dependent metalloprotease, whose translation MSDTPFGFGLPPEEPEDGDEGKKKDQQGGGGQGPAGPFGFGFPGLPGAGGPGGEGGDNPFAAMFGSMNPNDLGAAFQQLGQMLSYEGGPVNWDMAKDIARQTVSQGTQDGVKDSSVGPAERTAVQEAVRLADLWLDDATSLPSGAHSAVAWSRAEWVEATLPVWKELVDPVAERVGMAMGDVLPEEMQAMAGPLIGMMRSMGGAMFGQQIGQAIGVLAGEVVGSTDIGLPLAPAGKAALLPLNVEAFGKDLGIPQEEVRLYLALREAAHQRLFSHVPWLRSHLFGAVEGYARGIKVDTSKLEDVVGQFDPQNPEQIQEALQQGMFQPEDSPEQKAALARLETALALVEGWVDAVVHAAAKPRLSSADALRETLRRRRATGGPAEQTFATLIGLELRPRRLRDASRLWASLTDARGVDGRDGLWAHPDMLPTASDLDDPDGFVHRDEQLDFSEIDKMLGEAASGGSVEKPNLKKDEDDKGEGDKSEGDSDK comes from the coding sequence GTGAGTGACACCCCATTCGGTTTCGGCCTTCCGCCGGAGGAGCCGGAAGACGGCGACGAGGGCAAGAAGAAGGACCAGCAGGGCGGTGGCGGTCAGGGACCGGCCGGCCCGTTCGGATTCGGGTTCCCGGGCCTGCCCGGCGCGGGCGGCCCGGGCGGCGAGGGCGGGGACAACCCGTTCGCGGCCATGTTCGGCTCGATGAATCCGAACGATCTGGGCGCCGCGTTCCAGCAGCTCGGCCAGATGCTCTCCTACGAGGGCGGGCCGGTGAACTGGGACATGGCCAAGGACATCGCCCGCCAGACCGTCTCGCAGGGCACGCAGGACGGCGTCAAGGACTCCAGCGTGGGCCCCGCCGAGCGCACCGCGGTCCAGGAGGCCGTGCGCCTGGCCGACCTGTGGCTGGACGACGCGACGTCGCTGCCTTCGGGCGCGCACTCGGCGGTGGCCTGGAGCCGCGCCGAGTGGGTCGAGGCGACCCTCCCGGTGTGGAAGGAGCTCGTCGACCCGGTCGCCGAGCGCGTCGGCATGGCCATGGGCGATGTGCTGCCCGAGGAGATGCAGGCCATGGCGGGCCCGCTGATCGGCATGATGCGCTCCATGGGCGGTGCCATGTTCGGCCAGCAGATCGGGCAGGCCATCGGCGTGCTCGCGGGCGAGGTCGTCGGGTCCACGGACATCGGCCTGCCCCTGGCCCCGGCCGGCAAGGCCGCGCTGCTGCCGCTGAACGTCGAGGCCTTCGGCAAGGACCTCGGGATCCCGCAGGAGGAGGTCCGCCTCTACCTGGCGCTGCGCGAGGCGGCCCACCAGCGGCTGTTCTCGCACGTGCCGTGGCTGCGCTCGCACCTGTTCGGTGCGGTCGAGGGATACGCGCGCGGGATCAAGGTCGACACCTCGAAGCTGGAGGACGTGGTCGGCCAGTTCGACCCGCAGAACCCCGAGCAGATCCAGGAAGCACTCCAGCAGGGCATGTTCCAGCCGGAGGACTCCCCGGAGCAGAAGGCCGCTCTGGCCCGCCTGGAGACGGCTCTCGCGCTCGTCGAGGGCTGGGTCGACGCGGTGGTCCACGCGGCCGCGAAGCCGCGCCTGTCGTCCGCCGACGCGCTGCGCGAGACGCTGCGCCGCCGCCGTGCGACCGGTGGCCCCGCGGAGCAGACGTTCGCGACGCTGATCGGCCTGGAGCTGCGTCCGCGGCGCCTGCGTGACGCCTCGCGCCTGTGGGCCTCGCTCACCGACGCGCGTGGTGTGGACGGGCGGGACGGCCTGTGGGCGCACCCGGACATGCTGCCGACGGCGTCCGACCTGGACGACCCGGACGGCTTCGTGCACCGCGACGAGCAGCTGGACTTCTCCGAGATCGACAAGATGCTCGGCGAGGCGGCGAGCGGCGGCTCCGTGGAGAAGCCGAACCTGAAGAAGGACGAGGACGACAAGGGCGAGGGCGACAAGAGCGAGGGCGACTCCGACAAGTGA
- a CDS encoding M48 metallopeptidase family protein: MSADPLHRATNTARSTTSPPSGGLGASAVEVRRSSRRRRTVSAYREGDRTVVLIPARMSEAEEKRWVGVMLDKLAAQESKRVLGDTELADRAERLSDQYLDGKARPASVRWVTNQNTRWGSCTPAEGSIRLSHRLQGMPEYVVDYVLIHELAHLLVPGHGPRFWRLLEAYPRTERARGYLEGVVAADRLPHLPATRGD; the protein is encoded by the coding sequence GTGTCCGCCGACCCACTGCACCGTGCCACGAACACAGCGCGCAGCACGACCAGCCCGCCCTCTGGCGGCCTGGGGGCGAGCGCGGTCGAGGTGCGCAGGAGCTCCCGGCGTCGCAGAACGGTCTCCGCGTACCGCGAGGGCGATCGCACCGTGGTGCTCATCCCGGCCCGCATGTCGGAGGCCGAGGAGAAGCGCTGGGTGGGCGTCATGCTCGACAAGCTCGCCGCGCAGGAGAGCAAGCGAGTGCTCGGCGACACCGAGCTGGCGGACCGCGCCGAGCGCCTGTCGGACCAGTACCTCGACGGGAAGGCCCGCCCCGCTTCGGTGCGGTGGGTCACGAACCAGAACACCCGGTGGGGTTCGTGCACTCCGGCGGAAGGCAGCATCCGGCTCTCCCACCGGCTGCAGGGCATGCCCGAGTACGTCGTCGACTACGTACTCATCCATGAGCTCGCGCACCTGCTGGTCCCCGGCCACGGGCCGCGGTTCTGGAGACTCCTGGAGGCGTATCCGCGCACGGAGCGGGCGCGGGGATATCTCGAAGGAGTGGTCGCGGCCGACCGGCTCCCGCATCTGCCTGCCACGCGCGGCGACTGA
- a CDS encoding NUDIX hydrolase, with the protein MSLYDDTVLVLKSYEDQPDLRQAYLDHLSEHGADGLWKPCTAGHITASALVIDPARGRVLLTLHKKLQMWLQMGGHCEQSDPTLRAAALREATEESGIPGLTLLEGGPVRLDRHPIPGPCTQHLDVQYAALAPADATEAISDESLDLRWFPYSEVAEVADTSVVRLVEATRARL; encoded by the coding sequence GTGAGCCTGTACGACGACACGGTCCTCGTGCTCAAGAGCTACGAGGACCAGCCGGACCTGCGCCAGGCCTACCTGGACCATCTGTCGGAGCACGGCGCCGACGGCCTGTGGAAGCCCTGCACCGCGGGGCACATCACGGCGAGCGCCCTTGTCATCGACCCCGCGCGCGGGCGCGTACTGCTCACGCTCCACAAGAAGCTGCAGATGTGGCTTCAGATGGGTGGCCACTGCGAGCAGAGCGACCCGACTCTGCGGGCCGCGGCCCTGCGCGAGGCCACGGAGGAGTCGGGCATCCCCGGCCTCACTCTCCTGGAGGGCGGCCCGGTCCGTCTGGACCGGCACCCGATTCCGGGGCCGTGCACCCAGCACCTGGACGTGCAGTACGCGGCGCTCGCCCCGGCGGACGCCACGGAAGCCATCAGCGACGAGTCCCTGGACCTGCGCTGGTTCCCGTACTCCGAGGTCGCAGAGGTCGCCGACACCTCTGTCGTCCGTCTGGTGGAAGCCACCCGAGCACGGCTCTAG
- a CDS encoding TerD family protein, with the protein MAREFQRGHKAKISDLTAGTDLYVGVQITGPGLSFDISCFGLDADERLSDDRYFVFFNQPKTPEESVQLLGAQAGDTESFRVTLEKIPANIQKLSFTATIDGAGQMSQVAPGYIRIVAGGEEVARYSFQGGEFSTERAVMLGDFYLKDVWRFAAVGQGFDGGLDALLKNFGGEVAEEEPAAAPEQSAAPSFAPPAQAAAPPSFGAPAAPAPAPAPAPPAPAPAPEPMPQNTATPAAPPPPPAPAPSVHAAPTIAAPLATPPGTVPPPPAPTAPNPYGQQPPQQPQFGQVPGQGGASLPPGYGQQPQTPPAPQGFGQQPQTPPAQHVFGQPPAAPSPQGAPQGIPQQAASPGVAAALEKFREAPTGQRWTLQNKKLIRVDLGAGGDQPVLARQGSMVLYQGKVEFSYKGAGFAGRIVGNATGQEMQLMRCSGRGQVFFAEEATHVHPVELQGDAICVSAENVLAFDESLQHEVRRIEGHGIPGGALFVLQFQGTGTVVVKTHGTPVVLPVTPTTFADSNAVVAWSAASQAIVSNQVRMRRNAYPGDSGEGVNLQFRGAPGNFIVVQPYEV; encoded by the coding sequence ATGGCCAGGGAATTCCAACGCGGCCACAAGGCCAAGATCAGTGACCTCACCGCTGGCACGGATCTGTACGTAGGTGTACAGATCACCGGCCCCGGACTGAGCTTCGACATCAGCTGCTTCGGCCTCGACGCCGACGAGCGGTTGTCCGACGACCGGTACTTCGTCTTCTTCAACCAGCCGAAAACGCCCGAGGAATCCGTCCAGCTGCTCGGCGCACAGGCCGGTGACACGGAGTCCTTCCGCGTCACACTCGAGAAGATCCCCGCGAACATCCAAAAGCTTTCGTTCACCGCGACCATCGACGGTGCCGGGCAGATGTCGCAGGTCGCTCCCGGATACATCCGTATCGTCGCCGGTGGTGAGGAAGTCGCGCGGTATTCCTTCCAGGGTGGTGAGTTCTCCACCGAGCGTGCGGTGATGCTGGGCGATTTCTATCTGAAGGACGTGTGGCGGTTCGCCGCTGTCGGGCAGGGCTTCGACGGGGGCCTGGACGCGCTGCTGAAGAACTTCGGTGGCGAGGTCGCGGAGGAGGAGCCCGCTGCCGCGCCAGAGCAGTCCGCGGCCCCCAGCTTCGCGCCTCCCGCCCAGGCCGCCGCACCGCCGTCCTTCGGGGCCCCGGCAGCGCCCGCTCCGGCACCCGCGCCTGCCCCGCCCGCACCCGCTCCGGCGCCCGAGCCGATGCCGCAGAACACCGCCACCCCGGCGGCGCCCCCGCCCCCGCCGGCCCCCGCGCCTTCGGTGCACGCGGCGCCCACCATCGCCGCCCCGCTCGCCACGCCGCCGGGCACGGTCCCGCCGCCCCCGGCGCCGACCGCTCCGAACCCGTACGGCCAGCAGCCACCCCAGCAGCCGCAGTTCGGCCAGGTCCCCGGCCAGGGCGGCGCATCCCTGCCGCCCGGCTACGGCCAGCAGCCCCAGACTCCGCCCGCTCCGCAGGGCTTCGGGCAGCAGCCCCAGACGCCCCCTGCTCAGCATGTCTTCGGCCAGCCCCCGGCCGCTCCCTCCCCGCAGGGTGCGCCGCAGGGCATCCCCCAGCAGGCAGCCTCGCCGGGCGTGGCCGCCGCCCTGGAGAAGTTCCGCGAGGCTCCGACGGGGCAGCGCTGGACGCTCCAGAACAAGAAGCTGATCCGGGTCGACCTCGGAGCCGGTGGCGACCAGCCCGTCCTCGCCCGCCAGGGCAGCATGGTGCTCTACCAGGGCAAGGTCGAATTCAGCTACAAGGGCGCCGGGTTCGCGGGCCGCATCGTGGGCAACGCCACCGGCCAGGAGATGCAGCTGATGCGCTGCTCCGGCCGTGGCCAGGTCTTCTTCGCGGAAGAGGCCACCCACGTGCACCCCGTCGAGCTCCAGGGCGACGCGATCTGCGTCTCCGCGGAGAACGTCCTCGCGTTCGACGAGAGCCTGCAGCACGAAGTCCGCAGGATCGAAGGGCACGGCATCCCCGGAGGGGCCCTGTTCGTGCTCCAGTTCCAGGGCACCGGAACGGTCGTCGTGAAGACCCACGGCACGCCCGTCGTGCTGCCGGTCACGCCCACCACGTTCGCCGACTCCAACGCCGTCGTGGCCTGGTCCGCGGCCTCGCAGGCGATCGTCTCCAACCAGGTCCGCATGCGCCGCAACGCCTATCCGGGCGACAGCGGCGAAGGCGTCAACCTGCAGTTCCGGGGCGCACCCGGCAACTTCATCGTCGTCCAGCCGTACGAGGTCTGA
- a CDS encoding AIM24 family protein, with amino-acid sequence MNQPLAGFAPTPVAARMENHGSNMLKVAMQTGNDLFARVGSMVAYEGFVQYEPNPPAVRQIARDWMTGEGAPLMKCSGDGLLYLADYGADVVVINLGGESISVNGTNLLAFDAHLQWGVERVKGLAKFTGQGLWNITVSGQGHVALTSRGTPIVVDCGRGEDETYVDPDALIAWSPSLKVKGKRSFRAGSLIGRGSGEAYQMGFSGEGIVVVQPSEDSTDRLRVRG; translated from the coding sequence ATGAACCAGCCGCTCGCGGGCTTCGCCCCGACCCCGGTAGCCGCCCGCATGGAGAACCACGGCAGCAACATGCTGAAGGTCGCCATGCAGACCGGAAACGACCTCTTCGCGCGCGTGGGCTCGATGGTCGCCTACGAAGGCTTCGTCCAGTACGAGCCCAACCCGCCCGCCGTCCGCCAGATCGCCCGTGACTGGATGACCGGTGAGGGCGCGCCTCTTATGAAGTGCTCCGGTGACGGCCTGCTCTACCTCGCCGACTATGGCGCGGACGTCGTCGTCATCAACCTCGGTGGCGAGTCGATCTCCGTCAACGGCACCAACCTCCTCGCCTTCGACGCGCACCTCCAGTGGGGCGTCGAGCGGGTGAAGGGCCTCGCCAAGTTCACCGGGCAGGGCCTGTGGAACATCACGGTCAGCGGGCAGGGGCACGTCGCCCTGACCTCGCGCGGCACCCCCATCGTGGTCGACTGCGGCCGCGGCGAGGACGAGACCTACGTGGACCCCGACGCGCTCATCGCCTGGTCGCCGAGCCTGAAGGTGAAGGGCAAGCGCAGCTTCAGGGCCGGCTCGCTCATCGGGCGCGGCAGTGGCGAGGCCTACCAGATGGGCTTCTCCGGGGAAGGCATCGTCGTCGTACAGCCCAGTGAGGACAGCACCGACCGCCTCCGAGTCCGGGGCTGA
- a CDS encoding YlbL family protein, producing the protein MPRRTATMLASTLMLIALLCAGVLIKVPYAEMSPGPTVNTLADHGGEPVIQISGHKTYDASGHLNMTTVRVTSADYNMNLVSAVYGWLAHDSIVVPHETLYPDGQTEQQSSQQNAEEFSQSQESAKVAALHEMGIPVKSWVIVSSVVKDSPAQGRLHAGDVIKSVDGTKVTKPTDVAKLVTKHKPGENVVFTVVPVKEAAAAEKAGKEATRTKNVTIKTEKAEDDRAIVGIQAGTDHTFPFEIDIKLADVGGPSAGLMFSLGIVDKLTSDDLTGGKFVAGTGTIDDDGKVGPIGGIGMKTVGARDKGAQYFLTPKDNCATAAKDTPDGLTLVKVDTIDDAMDALKDIRSGNTADLTTCTAKG; encoded by the coding sequence ATGCCACGCCGCACTGCGACGATGCTCGCCTCGACCCTGATGCTGATCGCGCTCTTGTGCGCGGGGGTGCTCATCAAAGTGCCCTACGCGGAGATGTCGCCGGGACCGACGGTGAACACCCTCGCGGACCACGGCGGCGAACCCGTGATCCAGATCTCCGGACACAAGACGTACGACGCCTCCGGCCACCTGAACATGACGACGGTCCGCGTCACCAGCGCCGACTACAACATGAACCTGGTGTCGGCCGTCTACGGGTGGCTCGCGCACGACAGCATCGTGGTGCCGCACGAGACGCTCTACCCGGACGGCCAGACCGAGCAGCAGTCCTCGCAGCAGAACGCCGAGGAGTTCAGCCAGTCCCAGGAGAGCGCCAAGGTGGCGGCGCTGCACGAGATGGGCATCCCCGTGAAGTCCTGGGTGATCGTCTCCAGTGTCGTCAAGGACAGCCCGGCCCAGGGCAGGCTGCACGCCGGTGACGTCATCAAGTCCGTCGACGGCACCAAGGTCACCAAGCCCACCGACGTCGCCAAGCTCGTCACCAAGCACAAGCCGGGCGAGAACGTCGTCTTCACGGTCGTGCCCGTCAAGGAGGCGGCCGCAGCCGAAAAGGCCGGCAAGGAAGCGACCCGCACGAAGAACGTGACGATCAAGACGGAGAAGGCCGAGGACGACCGCGCGATCGTCGGCATCCAGGCGGGGACCGACCACACCTTCCCGTTCGAGATCGACATCAAGCTCGCCGACGTGGGCGGTCCGAGTGCGGGTCTGATGTTCTCGCTCGGCATCGTCGACAAGCTCACGTCGGACGACCTGACCGGTGGCAAGTTCGTGGCCGGCACCGGCACCATCGACGACGACGGCAAGGTCGGCCCCATCGGCGGCATCGGCATGAAGACCGTCGGCGCGCGCGACAAGGGCGCGCAGTACTTCCTGACGCCGAAGGACAACTGCGCCACCGCGGCGAAGGACACCCCGGACGGCCTCACGCTCGTCAAGGTGGACACCATCGACGACGCGATGGACGCCCTGAAGGACATCCGCAGCGGCAACACGGCGGACCTGACCACCTGCACGGCCAAGGGCTGA
- a CDS encoding molybdenum cofactor biosynthesis protein MoaE, translating to MAPTEHDHPGELRAQDPIQLLAVRETPLSIDEVFRAVGDDAAGGTALFVGTVRNHDGGADVDKLGYSCHPTAEAEMRRVAEKVVAEYPVRALAAVHRVGDLTVGDLAVVVAVSCPHRGEAFEACRKLIDDLKHEVPIWKHQTFSDGTEEWVGAC from the coding sequence ATGGCACCCACTGAGCACGACCACCCCGGCGAGCTGAGGGCACAGGACCCGATCCAATTGCTCGCCGTCCGAGAGACGCCGCTCTCCATCGACGAGGTCTTCCGGGCCGTCGGTGACGACGCGGCGGGCGGCACCGCGCTCTTCGTGGGGACCGTGCGCAATCACGACGGCGGGGCCGACGTGGACAAGCTGGGCTACTCCTGCCACCCGACCGCCGAGGCGGAGATGCGGCGTGTCGCGGAGAAGGTCGTCGCCGAGTACCCCGTGCGCGCCCTGGCGGCCGTTCACCGAGTCGGCGATCTGACGGTGGGCGATCTCGCGGTCGTCGTCGCCGTGTCCTGCCCGCACCGGGGCGAGGCCTTCGAGGCCTGCCGCAAGCTCATCGACGACCTGAAGCACGAAGTGCCGATCTGGAAGCACCAGACGTTCTCGGACGGCACCGAGGAGTGGGTCGGCGCCTGCTAG
- a CDS encoding AIM24 family protein, with product MQSPLFAHTEQQSQERYTVQNPQMLRVALEGHDDILARKGAMVAYQGLMEFDGEYQTSGQQRARAHTGEGLSLMRCHGQGTVYLANLAQYIHVVDVEQDGLTVDSSYVLAMDSSLHHEVVAVDSQFGISGSGKYQLNITGHGKVALMTSGQPLMLQVTPDRYVNADADAIVAWSTGLRVQMQAQTHSSGVWRRRGNTGEGWELSFMGSGYALVQPSELLPPQHAATGGGLAAQYGMGQQGARGQNQGNVWS from the coding sequence ATGCAGAGTCCGCTTTTCGCGCACACCGAGCAGCAGTCCCAGGAGCGCTACACGGTGCAGAACCCGCAGATGCTGCGGGTCGCCCTGGAAGGTCACGACGACATCCTCGCCCGCAAGGGCGCAATGGTCGCCTACCAGGGGCTGATGGAGTTCGACGGTGAGTACCAGACGTCCGGACAGCAGCGCGCCCGCGCGCACACCGGCGAGGGCCTCAGCCTGATGCGCTGCCACGGGCAGGGCACCGTCTACCTGGCGAACCTCGCCCAGTACATCCACGTAGTGGATGTCGAGCAGGACGGTCTGACCGTCGACAGCAGCTACGTGCTGGCGATGGATTCCTCGCTGCACCACGAAGTCGTCGCCGTGGACAGCCAGTTCGGGATCTCCGGCTCCGGCAAGTACCAGCTCAACATCACCGGGCACGGCAAGGTCGCGCTGATGACGTCCGGCCAGCCGCTGATGCTCCAGGTCACGCCCGACCGGTACGTCAATGCCGACGCGGACGCCATTGTCGCCTGGTCCACCGGGCTCCGGGTGCAGATGCAGGCGCAGACGCATTCGTCCGGCGTCTGGCGGCGCCGGGGCAACACCGGCGAGGGCTGGGAGCTCAGCTTCATGGGCAGCGGTTACGCGCTCGTCCAGCCCAGCGAGCTGCTGCCGCCGCAGCACGCGGCGACCGGCGGGGGCCTCGCCGCGCAGTACGGCATGGGGCAGCAGGGCGCCCGTGGCCAGAACCAGGGGAACGTCTGGAGCTAG
- a CDS encoding PPA1309 family protein: protein MSNTPMAASPLTRAVLEIDEYAAGLGWDQPARLFALVDTAALRAQEPALAAQLGLEGEQEAPGLTPIEQDEIPAGKPLDEFLGTIAWPDAVVGCALTVERLMLPPSAEASVPEGLSNAKLTKWVAEHPDRQEVRMTVGVLRDGTRDSALRLREKDATTEVLTGSNLVPGLAEALSVTFAE from the coding sequence ATGTCCAACACTCCCATGGCAGCGAGCCCCCTCACCCGAGCCGTACTCGAGATCGATGAGTACGCCGCCGGGCTTGGCTGGGACCAGCCCGCTCGCCTCTTCGCCCTCGTCGACACCGCCGCGCTGCGCGCCCAGGAACCCGCTCTCGCCGCCCAGCTCGGGCTCGAGGGCGAGCAGGAGGCCCCTGGCCTCACCCCGATCGAGCAGGACGAGATCCCTGCCGGAAAGCCGCTGGACGAGTTCCTCGGCACCATCGCGTGGCCCGACGCCGTCGTGGGCTGCGCGCTGACGGTCGAGCGGCTCATGCTGCCGCCGTCCGCGGAGGCGTCCGTCCCGGAGGGCCTCAGCAACGCGAAGCTCACGAAGTGGGTGGCCGAGCACCCGGACCGCCAGGAGGTCCGTATGACGGTCGGCGTGCTGCGCGACGGCACCCGCGACTCGGCGCTGCGGCTGCGCGAGAAGGACGCGACGACGGAGGTCCTCACGGGCTCGAATCTCGTACCGGGGCTCGCGGAGGCCCTGTCGGTGACGTTCGCCGAGTGA
- a CDS encoding SDR family oxidoreductase has product MSSPDPQVRAARNPASSSAVRGPVVAVTGAASGIGALLTERLAASDEIKQVLAIDERRGECTSATWHVLDVRDPAIAEKLRGADVVVHLALDLDLESDPAARTAYNVRGTQTVLTAAAAAGVHRVVLCTSTMVYGALEDNELPLAEDAELRATAEATGVGDLLEVERLARRAPRAHPGLNVTVVRPAVLVGGTDTALTRYFESPRLLVVAGSRPAWQFCHVDDLCSALEHAALEKVDGELAVGCDGWLEQEEVEELSGIRRMELPSAVALGAAARLHRIGLTPSPAGDLAYTMYPWVVSGSRLHDSGWRPQWTNEEVLAELLEEVAGRRTVAGRRLGRKDATAAGAAGATVALLGTAAVVRRVRKARRRI; this is encoded by the coding sequence GTGAGTTCCCCAGATCCGCAGGTTCGCGCAGCGCGAAACCCTGCATCCAGTTCAGCCGTCCGCGGCCCCGTCGTCGCGGTCACCGGTGCCGCGTCCGGCATCGGAGCCCTGCTCACCGAGCGGCTCGCCGCTTCGGACGAGATCAAGCAGGTCCTCGCCATCGACGAGCGGCGCGGCGAGTGCACGTCCGCGACCTGGCACGTCCTGGATGTGCGGGACCCGGCCATCGCCGAGAAGCTGCGCGGCGCCGACGTCGTCGTGCACCTGGCCCTCGACCTCGACCTGGAGTCCGACCCCGCCGCCCGCACCGCCTACAACGTGCGGGGCACCCAGACGGTGCTCACCGCCGCGGCCGCCGCGGGCGTGCACCGCGTCGTCCTGTGCACCTCGACGATGGTCTACGGAGCCCTTGAGGACAACGAGCTCCCGCTCGCCGAGGACGCGGAACTGCGCGCCACCGCGGAGGCGACCGGAGTCGGCGACCTCCTGGAGGTCGAGCGACTCGCCCGCCGCGCCCCCCGCGCGCACCCCGGCCTGAACGTCACGGTGGTGCGCCCGGCGGTGCTCGTCGGCGGTACGGACACGGCGCTCACCCGGTACTTCGAGTCGCCGCGCCTCCTTGTAGTGGCCGGTTCGCGGCCCGCCTGGCAGTTCTGCCACGTGGACGACCTGTGCAGCGCCCTGGAGCACGCGGCCCTGGAGAAGGTCGACGGAGAGCTCGCGGTCGGCTGCGACGGCTGGCTGGAGCAGGAGGAGGTCGAGGAGCTCAGCGGCATCCGGCGCATGGAGCTGCCCTCCGCCGTCGCCCTGGGCGCTGCGGCCCGGCTGCACCGGATCGGCCTGACGCCCTCCCCGGCGGGCGACCTCGCCTACACGATGTACCCGTGGGTGGTCAGCGGGAGCCGGCTCCACGATTCCGGATGGCGACCCCAGTGGACCAACGAGGAGGTCCTCGCGGAACTGCTCGAGGAGGTCGCGGGCCGGCGCACCGTCGCGGGCCGACGCCTCGGCCGCAAGGACGCGACGGCGGCCGGTGCCGCGGGCGCGACCGTCGCTCTCCTGGGCACGGCGGCCGTAGTGCGGCGCGTGCGGAAGGCGCGGCGGCGCATCTGA